From Candidatus Pedobacter colombiensis, one genomic window encodes:
- a CDS encoding heparinase II/III family protein, with amino-acid sequence MMNVKKIILLLTLAPTLLFAQQQGTPVNKDSFNNLNLNYPGLEEVNKLVAAKDYENAAKALLKYYRKRDNIKHPDYNMEDKVQFSGKKLAAGVQEKADKGMLHQFYVHPGYGFIDYGKDIDWQYWPIKDNEIRWQLHRTYWWQPMGLAYWSSGDEKYAKEWVFQFRDWVKKNPKGLSKENDRFAWRPLEVSTRIQDQTGTFNMFVNSPNFTPDFLLEFLNIYNQQADHILNNYSNQGNHLLFEAQRIIYAGCFFPELKAADTWRKSGIEILNTEIKKQIYPDGLQFELSPNYHVATINIFLKALRMTQLTGMSNEFPDSYKKTIEGMIIALADFSFPDYSYPMFGDAKLTGKDEMQKEYKSWLQVFPHNQVIKYFATDGKQGTAPEYLSSALKTGGFYTFRNGWKNDATVMVLRASPPAFFHSQPDNGTFDLWVKGRNFMPDAGAYVYSGSPEIQKLRDEYRQTKVHKTLTLDNINMDSCNAKLITWKTSPAVDLLVYSNQSYKELNHRRSVLFIDKKYFVIIDEAIGAAKGNVGIHFQLAEESGTTFNKSKNSVQTGYKDGNNLLIQTLNKGAVLTEEEGKVSYSYRKEVARPAFAFEKAKNDNNTVSFTTVLYPFEGSKAPEISVKEGSKHNLAKGFVDLTLTINGKKTQITEQLTSN; translated from the coding sequence ATGATGAACGTAAAAAAAATCATCCTCTTACTTACCCTTGCACCTACGCTCCTATTTGCGCAGCAGCAGGGTACGCCGGTAAATAAAGACAGCTTCAATAACCTGAATCTGAATTATCCCGGTCTGGAAGAGGTAAACAAACTCGTAGCTGCTAAAGACTATGAAAATGCTGCCAAAGCCTTATTAAAGTATTATAGAAAAAGGGATAACATTAAACATCCTGACTATAATATGGAAGACAAAGTCCAATTTTCTGGTAAAAAACTAGCTGCAGGTGTACAGGAAAAAGCTGATAAAGGTATGCTACACCAATTCTATGTACATCCCGGATATGGTTTTATAGATTATGGTAAAGATATCGATTGGCAATATTGGCCAATTAAGGACAATGAAATTCGTTGGCAATTGCACCGTACCTATTGGTGGCAACCAATGGGACTGGCTTACTGGTCGTCTGGTGATGAGAAATATGCTAAAGAATGGGTTTTCCAATTCCGTGACTGGGTAAAAAAGAACCCAAAAGGCTTATCTAAAGAGAATGACCGCTTTGCTTGGCGTCCACTAGAAGTATCTACGAGGATTCAGGATCAAACAGGAACGTTCAATATGTTTGTGAACTCTCCTAACTTCACCCCTGACTTCTTGCTGGAGTTCCTTAATATTTATAACCAACAAGCTGATCATATCCTAAACAATTACTCTAATCAAGGAAATCACCTGTTGTTTGAGGCCCAAAGGATTATTTATGCAGGTTGTTTCTTCCCTGAGTTGAAAGCAGCTGATACCTGGAGAAAAAGTGGTATTGAAATCTTAAATACAGAGATCAAGAAACAAATCTATCCTGATGGATTACAATTCGAGCTTTCGCCAAACTATCATGTAGCTACCATCAACATATTTTTAAAAGCATTGCGCATGACCCAGTTAACTGGCATGTCTAATGAGTTCCCTGATAGCTACAAGAAAACAATTGAAGGAATGATCATCGCTTTAGCTGATTTTTCTTTCCCTGACTACTCCTACCCAATGTTTGGTGACGCCAAATTAACTGGTAAGGACGAAATGCAGAAAGAATACAAGAGCTGGTTGCAAGTTTTCCCCCACAATCAGGTCATTAAATATTTTGCAACCGATGGGAAACAAGGCACTGCACCGGAATATTTGTCAAGTGCTTTGAAAACAGGTGGTTTCTATACTTTTAGAAACGGTTGGAAAAACGATGCGACAGTAATGGTGTTAAGAGCCAGTCCACCGGCATTCTTCCACAGTCAACCTGACAATGGTACATTTGACCTTTGGGTAAAAGGCCGCAATTTTATGCCGGATGCAGGAGCTTACGTTTATAGTGGTAGTCCTGAAATTCAGAAATTGAGAGATGAATACCGTCAGACTAAGGTACACAAAACCTTAACGCTTGATAATATCAATATGGATAGCTGTAATGCAAAATTGATCACCTGGAAAACCAGCCCGGCTGTTGATTTATTGGTATACAGCAACCAGAGTTATAAAGAACTGAACCATCGCCGTAGCGTGCTGTTCATCGATAAAAAGTACTTTGTGATCATTGATGAGGCCATTGGTGCTGCAAAAGGCAATGTAGGTATTCACTTCCAACTCGCTGAAGAAAGTGGTACTACTTTTAACAAGTCAAAAAACAGCGTACAAACCGGTTATAAAGATGGTAACAACCTGTTGATCCAAACCTTAAACAAAGGTGCTGTATTGACAGAAGAGGAAGGTAAAGTATCTTATTCGTACCGTAAAGAAGTTGCCCGCCCAGCTTTTGCATTTGAAAAAGCTAAAAACGACAACAATACAGTAAGTTTTACGACTGTACTATACCCTTTTGAAGGCAGCAAAGCTCCGGAAATTAGTGTAAAAGAAGGTTCAAAACATAACCTTGCTAAAGGCTTTGTTGATTTAACTTTAACTATTAATGGTAAAAAGACTCAGATTACTGAGCAATTAACAAGTAATTAA
- a CDS encoding TolC family protein — MKYFLQLPCLLGILFSMQLKAQQPDTLSLKQAWDQAYKTYPALAGQQALIGEYQMRKQEVQSHSLPQLQFQLQNSFGTFAGSTGAFFPVPGVFNVTGNAVPNGTQPKTAANTFGSVLMDWKVFEFGKQHNAIKGANYQVEAAKSSYNATQISLQVKVSRLYFDVMYSNANLDWTDRNLNRVKEILELTKSLTQAGLKPGADTLLASSSYAQAKAYQNEWRGKYNASRVNFTEVVPQNNFVIPHQYFMSSKNLEVIADTISADHPYLQVLNNQVLYEQTQKDIAARKALPSLSILGGLSSRGTGINVDGTIESGIASGYRNYANNYLVGVGLSWNISGAFTSSLEKKRVEKTIQVQQAKYEQQKLQMNTSLNAVTTRIVQQKQQIEQSHIAVNTAKEAYTLYLSRYESGLINLTELLQIQSILQKAEKEAIEAQEVLWDLLITQSEISGDFNILSNQFNQKP; from the coding sequence ATGAAGTATTTTCTTCAGCTGCCATGCCTGTTGGGCATACTTTTTAGTATGCAATTAAAGGCACAGCAGCCAGATACCCTTTCTTTAAAACAAGCCTGGGATCAGGCTTACAAAACTTACCCTGCACTTGCCGGACAGCAGGCGCTCATCGGTGAGTACCAAATGCGTAAACAGGAAGTACAGAGCCACTCTTTACCACAACTGCAATTTCAGCTACAAAACTCCTTCGGCACCTTTGCCGGAAGTACAGGGGCCTTTTTTCCTGTACCTGGGGTATTTAATGTCACAGGAAATGCTGTCCCCAATGGTACTCAACCAAAAACAGCGGCCAACACCTTTGGATCCGTGTTGATGGACTGGAAAGTATTCGAATTTGGCAAGCAACATAATGCAATTAAGGGTGCTAATTACCAGGTTGAAGCTGCGAAAAGCAGCTACAATGCCACACAAATCTCTTTACAGGTTAAAGTTAGCCGGCTTTACTTCGATGTTATGTACAGCAATGCCAATCTGGACTGGACTGACCGGAATTTAAACCGTGTAAAGGAAATTCTTGAGCTTACCAAAAGTCTTACGCAAGCTGGCTTAAAACCTGGTGCAGATACGTTATTAGCTAGCTCGTCCTATGCTCAAGCCAAAGCCTATCAGAATGAATGGCGAGGGAAATACAATGCCAGCAGAGTTAATTTTACAGAAGTTGTACCCCAAAATAATTTCGTTATTCCACACCAATATTTTATGTCATCTAAAAATTTAGAGGTTATTGCGGATACTATTTCGGCTGATCATCCCTATCTGCAAGTGCTAAACAATCAGGTTTTATATGAGCAAACACAAAAAGACATTGCAGCCCGAAAAGCATTGCCTTCCCTATCCATTCTTGGTGGATTATCATCAAGGGGCACTGGCATCAATGTAGATGGAACCATCGAAAGCGGAATTGCCTCAGGCTACCGCAATTATGCCAATAATTACCTGGTAGGTGTTGGATTAAGCTGGAACATCAGTGGTGCTTTTACCAGTTCATTGGAAAAGAAACGCGTTGAAAAAACGATACAGGTGCAGCAGGCAAAATACGAGCAACAGAAGTTGCAAATGAATACCTCATTAAATGCTGTTACTACCAGAATTGTACAACAAAAGCAACAAATTGAGCAAAGTCATATCGCTGTCAATACCGCAAAGGAGGCCTATACACTATACCTTTCCAGATATGAAAGTGGGTTAATTAACCTTACGGAATTGTTGCAAATCCAATCTATCCTTCAAAAAGCTGAAAAAGAAGCTATCGAGGCTCAGGAAGTACTATGGGATCTGCTGATCACGCAATCCGAAATTTCGGGCGATTTTAACATTTTGTCTAACCAATTTAACCAGAAACCATAA
- a CDS encoding glycoside hydrolase family 88 protein gives MKTLLGAFVTSIALMGSTSSMAVTKNNGDDWLRKSAKTAVYQLTKAAQTFTPGMNPRSINPDGSVRFAPVRDWTTGFFPGTLWYGYELSGDKNLAEQAKRFTLGLDSVQYVKDTHDVGFMLYCSYGNAYRLTGDKVYLKPLENGAANLYARFNKKVGAIRSWDFGHWQFPVIIDNLMNLEYLYWAGKEFNKPEWFAAAKTHATTTMKNHFRKDYSSYHVISYDTLSGKVLQRETHQGLTHNSAWARGQAWGLYGYTMSYKDTKDKKFIEHAEHIAAFIMNHPKMPKDKIPLWDFDVHNADRSPRDASAAAVIASALLDLSTQVKDGDKYFKFAEDILKTLSTDEYLAKPGENQFFILKHSVGAFLYNSEIDTPLNYADYYFMEALKRYAELKKIDLKTIAQS, from the coding sequence ATGAAAACACTACTAGGTGCATTTGTTACTTCTATCGCATTGATGGGATCAACAAGCAGTATGGCAGTCACGAAGAACAACGGAGATGATTGGTTAAGGAAATCGGCAAAAACTGCGGTATACCAGTTGACAAAAGCAGCGCAAACTTTTACACCGGGAATGAACCCAAGATCTATCAATCCTGATGGAAGCGTAAGATTTGCTCCTGTACGCGATTGGACCACCGGATTTTTTCCGGGGACTTTATGGTACGGATATGAATTGTCAGGTGATAAAAATTTAGCAGAGCAAGCTAAAAGATTTACCCTTGGTTTAGATTCTGTACAATACGTAAAGGATACACACGATGTAGGTTTTATGCTGTACTGTTCTTATGGTAATGCCTACAGATTAACGGGGGATAAAGTTTACCTTAAACCATTAGAAAATGGTGCAGCCAATTTATATGCACGTTTCAATAAGAAAGTAGGTGCTATCCGTTCATGGGATTTTGGTCACTGGCAGTTCCCTGTAATTATTGACAACCTGATGAACCTGGAATATTTATACTGGGCAGGAAAAGAATTCAATAAACCGGAATGGTTTGCAGCCGCAAAAACACATGCAACAACAACCATGAAAAACCATTTCAGAAAAGATTATAGCTCATACCACGTGATTAGCTATGATACTTTATCCGGTAAAGTATTGCAAAGGGAAACCCACCAGGGCCTTACACACAATTCGGCATGGGCTAGAGGACAAGCATGGGGTCTATATGGTTATACCATGAGCTATAAAGATACTAAAGACAAAAAATTCATTGAACATGCTGAGCACATTGCTGCATTCATCATGAATCATCCAAAAATGCCTAAGGATAAAATTCCTCTTTGGGATTTTGATGTGCATAATGCAGACCGCTCGCCAAGAGATGCTTCTGCTGCTGCTGTAATCGCTTCTGCATTATTAGATTTGAGTACTCAGGTAAAAGACGGCGATAAATATTTTAAATTTGCCGAGGATATATTAAAAACCTTGTCAACAGATGAGTATTTAGCTAAGCCGGGAGAAAACCAATTTTTCATACTTAAACACAGCGTAGGTGCTTTCCTTTACAATTCGGAAATTGACACCCCTTTAAACTATGCAGACTATTACTTCATGGAAGCTTTAAAAAGATACGCAGAGCTTAAAAAAATTGATTTGAAAACAATCGCCCAGTCTTAA